In one Nitrososphaera viennensis EN76 genomic region, the following are encoded:
- a CDS encoding chromosome segregation SMC family protein yields the protein MVHIKKLEVYGFKSFGFRNTIVQFEKGLVAITGPNGSGKSNILDAIMFAIGENSPKAMRVDKFQSLFHDANNPGHRLIRVSVTFDNADRGIPMDEDAVTLTREMEGQSGESQYLLNGKKVSKTAIMELLEVVLSAPNKLNIVQQGMITRISELNSEERRKIIEDIVGLSYFDEKKAEALKQLDEADRRLEVAFARMGEIRKRIDELEAERNDQLRYEQIGSELKRFKAVQLSNNIRMVRSKLATSTQILEGNNQRSAQLTKQLDELRQEIEGLETEKAKFMEEVDAANKAKAQLASRTAAIVHDSERTKAMLGESQRRISDIERRLPQIEGGKQAIAQRAEGMKADAERLQASVAQKKEALAALRARLDQVNTKVEEVSAVISRYAGLRQKLEGRAKRVSSLRNSIEMSAARMEEKIKTNTYKKDAGDLALASLASEVDSAKTRMAELQKSLESDRSRLQETVNTLDALAETKTALERELAGSAAILSKADTMATKFEERASVAKHAMNEDFAIAELSKYSEKFGIKGIVHDLVRWDKSYERAVLAAGSEWMKAFVVEDVKSMIAIAAYAKEKKLPRLRIIPLDIVGRYRPRPTKEFRGDTNVVGRVSDFVYSEYEALPEFLFSDAIVVRNSSAAYMLARQGFRAVSVEGELFEPAGGSMALDFGSKISDLTKAIILGDSVESLRDMLGRLSKAVEKKNAQLREAAERIASAESEKIRLEIQISSNETRLAEESASVAGKEKTLPEMQAQGQALAQEAEALAVELGKYRRRLELILPTIERLSARLQGIDESAAKAQLAEINVERNQIVKQADSANIELSQISSSLGGIESRLEFDQRQLAQLEEEKERLTMELDQRKKQTEEMRIKAQSLETELKALRDQEQQIIDSSGNAYSVLQEYERKIKGLSEEERKVSKENNIIERESALLRKDVADLTAQESRLVNDLVWLGYKSLLDPMDVEGAIKELSDEYEQVKSRINLRADESYVQVMEGYRGMSTRRNQLESERNSIVSFIEQIVKEKKEMFMDAFGKVDSDIRTTFSKLTGGNARLELENPEDVFAGGVMLLVAFPGKVARESTALSGGEKTIAATVFLLALQSLKPSPFYLMDEVDAHLDAQNTDRLSKILVERSKDNQIIMVTLKDSTVAKATLIYGVYPRQGVSQVVKYRNPGQVPLAQINSSTAEGN from the coding sequence TTGGTCCACATCAAAAAGCTCGAGGTGTACGGGTTCAAGTCGTTTGGATTCCGCAACACTATCGTGCAGTTTGAGAAGGGGCTGGTAGCCATCACGGGCCCAAACGGCTCGGGCAAGAGCAACATCCTTGACGCCATCATGTTTGCGATAGGCGAGAACAGCCCAAAAGCCATGAGGGTCGACAAATTTCAATCGTTATTTCACGACGCCAATAACCCCGGCCACAGGCTCATACGCGTCAGCGTCACGTTTGACAACGCGGACAGGGGCATACCGATGGATGAGGACGCAGTCACCCTTACAAGGGAGATGGAGGGCCAGAGCGGCGAGTCGCAATACCTGCTGAACGGAAAAAAGGTGTCCAAGACTGCCATAATGGAGCTCCTCGAGGTCGTGCTGTCGGCTCCAAACAAGCTCAACATCGTGCAGCAGGGCATGATAACAAGGATTTCAGAGCTGAACTCTGAAGAGAGGCGCAAGATAATCGAGGACATTGTTGGCCTCTCATATTTTGACGAGAAAAAGGCCGAGGCGCTAAAGCAGCTTGACGAGGCCGACAGGCGCCTTGAAGTCGCCTTTGCAAGGATGGGCGAGATCCGAAAGCGCATAGACGAGCTCGAGGCAGAGCGCAACGACCAGCTGCGCTACGAGCAGATAGGCTCCGAACTAAAGCGGTTCAAGGCGGTGCAGCTCTCAAACAACATCAGGATGGTGAGGAGCAAGCTTGCCACCAGCACCCAGATACTGGAAGGCAACAACCAGCGCTCGGCGCAGCTGACAAAGCAACTTGATGAATTAAGGCAGGAAATCGAAGGTCTGGAAACAGAGAAAGCAAAGTTCATGGAGGAGGTGGACGCGGCAAACAAGGCCAAGGCGCAGCTTGCAAGCAGGACGGCTGCAATTGTCCACGACTCGGAGCGCACCAAGGCGATGCTTGGCGAGTCGCAGCGCAGGATTTCCGACATCGAGAGGAGGCTGCCCCAGATAGAGGGAGGCAAGCAGGCAATCGCCCAGCGGGCAGAGGGCATGAAGGCAGACGCAGAGAGGCTGCAGGCATCTGTGGCCCAGAAAAAGGAGGCGCTTGCGGCCCTGCGCGCAAGGCTGGACCAGGTAAACACCAAAGTGGAGGAGGTGTCGGCGGTAATTTCGCGCTACGCGGGCCTGCGGCAAAAGCTGGAAGGCAGGGCAAAGCGCGTCTCATCGCTCAGAAATTCAATCGAGATGTCCGCGGCAAGGATGGAGGAAAAGATCAAGACCAATACGTACAAAAAAGACGCCGGCGACTTGGCCCTTGCGTCGCTTGCATCAGAGGTCGATTCTGCGAAAACAAGGATGGCAGAGCTGCAAAAGTCGCTTGAATCTGACAGGTCACGCTTACAGGAAACGGTAAACACGCTTGATGCACTTGCAGAAACCAAGACTGCGCTAGAGCGCGAGCTTGCCGGCTCTGCCGCGATACTCTCAAAGGCAGACACGATGGCGACCAAGTTCGAGGAGCGGGCAAGCGTGGCCAAGCATGCCATGAACGAGGACTTTGCGATTGCAGAGCTTTCCAAGTACAGTGAGAAGTTCGGCATCAAGGGAATCGTCCACGACCTGGTAAGGTGGGACAAGAGCTACGAGCGAGCGGTCCTTGCGGCAGGCTCTGAATGGATGAAGGCGTTTGTAGTGGAGGACGTCAAGTCCATGATAGCAATCGCCGCGTATGCAAAGGAAAAGAAACTCCCGCGCCTTCGCATAATCCCGCTTGACATCGTCGGGCGCTACAGGCCCCGGCCCACAAAGGAATTCAGGGGCGACACGAACGTGGTCGGGCGCGTATCTGACTTTGTGTATTCAGAGTACGAGGCGCTGCCCGAGTTTCTGTTTTCAGACGCAATCGTGGTCAGGAACTCGTCTGCGGCGTACATGCTTGCACGGCAGGGCTTTCGTGCGGTGTCGGTGGAAGGCGAGCTGTTCGAGCCGGCAGGAGGCTCGATGGCACTTGACTTTGGATCAAAGATCTCGGACCTGACAAAGGCAATCATCCTTGGTGACTCGGTCGAGTCGCTTCGGGACATGCTTGGGAGGCTGTCAAAGGCGGTGGAGAAAAAGAACGCGCAGCTGCGCGAGGCCGCAGAGCGCATTGCATCGGCCGAGTCCGAGAAGATAAGGCTAGAGATCCAGATTTCAAGCAACGAGACGCGCCTTGCAGAGGAGTCGGCGTCCGTTGCAGGCAAGGAAAAAACGCTGCCAGAGATGCAGGCGCAGGGACAGGCGCTTGCCCAAGAGGCAGAAGCGCTAGCCGTGGAGCTTGGAAAATACAGGCGCAGGCTTGAACTCATTTTGCCTACCATCGAAAGGCTGTCTGCGCGCCTTCAGGGAATCGACGAGTCAGCCGCCAAGGCGCAGCTTGCAGAGATAAACGTCGAGCGCAACCAGATAGTCAAGCAGGCAGACAGTGCAAACATTGAGTTGAGCCAGATTTCAAGCTCGCTTGGCGGGATTGAAAGCAGGCTTGAATTTGACCAGCGCCAGCTTGCGCAGTTGGAAGAGGAAAAGGAGCGGTTGACGATGGAGCTTGACCAGCGCAAAAAGCAGACTGAGGAGATGCGGATCAAGGCGCAGTCGCTAGAGACCGAGCTAAAGGCGCTCAGGGACCAGGAACAGCAGATAATCGACTCTTCCGGCAACGCCTACTCTGTCCTGCAGGAATACGAGCGCAAGATAAAGGGGCTCTCGGAGGAGGAGCGCAAGGTGTCAAAGGAGAATAACATCATCGAGCGCGAGTCTGCGCTCTTGCGCAAGGACGTGGCCGACCTGACAGCGCAGGAATCCCGCCTCGTAAACGACCTTGTGTGGCTGGGCTACAAGAGCCTGCTTGACCCGATGGACGTAGAGGGGGCGATAAAAGAGCTGTCAGACGAGTACGAGCAGGTAAAATCAAGGATAAACCTGCGCGCCGACGAGTCGTACGTGCAGGTGATGGAAGGCTACAGGGGCATGTCCACCCGGCGCAACCAGCTTGAAAGCGAGCGCAACTCGATAGTCTCTTTCATAGAGCAGATAGTGAAGGAGAAGAAAGAGATGTTCATGGACGCGTTTGGCAAGGTTGACAGCGACATACGCACGACATTTTCCAAGCTGACGGGCGGAAACGCAAGACTCGAGCTTGAAAACCCCGAGGACGTGTTTGCCGGCGGCGTGATGCTCCTTGTGGCGTTCCCGGGTAAGGTAGCAAGGGAGTCGACCGCGCTTTCCGGCGGCGAGAAAACAATCGCCGCGACGGTGTTTTTGCTTGCGCTCCAGTCGCTAAAGCCGTCGCCGTTCTACCTGATGGACGAGGTGGACGCGCACCTTGACGCGCAGAACACCGATCGGCTGTCAAAGATCCTGGTAGAGCGCTCAAAGGACAACCAGATAATCATGGTGACGCTCAAGGACTCGACCGTGGCAAAGGCGACCCTCATCTACGGCGTATACCCTAGGCAGGGCGTGTCGCAAGTAGTGAAATACAGGAACCCAGGGCAGGTGCCGCTTGCACAGATCAATAGTAGCACCGCTGAGGGCAACTAG
- a CDS encoding inositol-3-phosphate synthase, with amino-acid sequence MQIDEMRRKVKVAIAGIGNCASALVQGTRYYRENPDARKQESDWIGLTAYNLGGLEPSDIEFVAAFDVNANKVGKDLSEAIFTKPNNTIRIIKEMDKTDVKVQKGEVHDGIGRHLAQKIKVADGPAANVAQVLKDTGAEMLLNYLPVGSRRGTQYYAEACLDAGCAFVNAIPVFIASTPKWQDAFAGRGLACAGDDVMSQLGATVVHKTLVKLFVDRGVKVNETYQLNIGGDMDFYNMLDEERLEDKRISKTSAVAAMAPYEVPMRIGPSDFVGFLENDKICYISIKGQYFGGIPVELDLKLKVVDAYNSAGVMIDAARCAKIAIDRGISGPLDSISAYCFKHPPVQMPYSVAKANFLEFVEGKRER; translated from the coding sequence ATGCAGATAGACGAGATGCGTAGAAAGGTCAAGGTCGCCATTGCCGGGATCGGCAATTGCGCTTCTGCTCTAGTCCAAGGCACCCGGTACTACCGCGAAAACCCAGACGCCAGAAAACAGGAAAGCGACTGGATAGGCTTGACAGCCTACAACCTTGGAGGGCTGGAGCCGTCAGACATCGAGTTTGTCGCAGCCTTTGACGTCAACGCAAACAAGGTTGGAAAGGACCTTTCCGAGGCAATATTTACCAAGCCGAACAACACTATCCGCATCATAAAAGAGATGGACAAGACAGACGTCAAGGTGCAAAAGGGAGAGGTCCACGACGGCATCGGCAGGCACCTTGCGCAAAAGATCAAGGTTGCAGACGGCCCGGCTGCAAACGTGGCGCAGGTGCTAAAGGACACGGGCGCAGAGATGCTGCTCAATTACCTGCCGGTGGGAAGCAGGCGTGGTACGCAATACTACGCAGAGGCATGTCTTGATGCAGGATGCGCATTTGTAAACGCTATACCGGTATTCATCGCGTCTACGCCCAAGTGGCAGGATGCCTTTGCAGGACGCGGCCTTGCGTGCGCCGGCGACGACGTCATGAGCCAGCTCGGCGCGACAGTCGTCCACAAGACGTTGGTAAAATTGTTTGTCGACAGGGGCGTCAAGGTGAATGAGACCTACCAGCTGAACATCGGAGGCGACATGGACTTTTACAACATGCTTGACGAGGAGCGCCTCGAAGACAAGAGGATAAGCAAGACATCCGCGGTGGCAGCTATGGCCCCGTACGAGGTCCCGATGCGTATCGGCCCGTCCGACTTTGTAGGCTTCCTTGAAAACGACAAGATTTGCTACATCTCGATAAAGGGCCAGTACTTTGGAGGCATCCCCGTGGAACTTGACCTTAAGCTGAAGGTGGTCGATGCCTACAACTCGGCAGGCGTCATGATAGACGCGGCAAGATGCGCCAAGATAGCAATCGACCGGGGCATATCCGGCCCGCTTGACAGCATCTCGGCCTACTGCTTCAAGCACCCGCCAGTCCAGATGCCGTATTCCGTTGCAAAGGCCAATTTCCTCGAGTTTGTCGAGGGCAAGCGGGAACGCTAG
- a CDS encoding GNAT family N-acetyltransferase, producing MASGTDDYDRAMEENEWAFCSLWTKKIEIRCATALVNPRLEGDYFFSRATVENCDVPYEQVAKVFWDAGIDCHLYFFKSPPQGLRVADTMYVLRSTKKAGHNDGRIRIVVCKSSEEVATWVDVFCRSFSVPRWKDEVARIMAASAKRLDLLLAYNEDNLPAGCAALFTKSDNSMTGTYCLGTIPAYRNKGVARSILNFAKALAEKRGSLLFLQTLGSENLLGLYKSAGFEIAYTKTICSVPRTT from the coding sequence TTGGCCTCAGGTACTGATGATTACGACAGGGCGATGGAGGAAAACGAGTGGGCGTTCTGCTCGCTATGGACAAAGAAAATAGAGATCAGATGCGCCACTGCGCTTGTCAACCCGAGGCTTGAAGGCGACTATTTCTTCAGCAGGGCAACAGTCGAAAATTGCGATGTCCCGTACGAGCAGGTGGCAAAGGTGTTCTGGGACGCAGGCATCGATTGCCACCTTTATTTTTTCAAGTCGCCGCCGCAGGGCCTGCGCGTGGCAGACACCATGTACGTATTGAGATCGACGAAAAAGGCAGGGCATAACGACGGCAGGATCAGAATAGTAGTATGCAAGTCATCGGAAGAAGTCGCGACGTGGGTCGATGTCTTTTGCAGGTCGTTTTCAGTTCCAAGATGGAAGGACGAAGTTGCACGCATCATGGCAGCCAGTGCAAAAAGATTGGATCTCTTGCTGGCATACAATGAAGACAATCTGCCGGCAGGATGTGCGGCGCTTTTCACAAAAAGCGACAACAGCATGACCGGCACCTACTGCCTTGGCACGATCCCGGCGTATAGGAACAAGGGCGTCGCCAGGTCGATTCTGAATTTTGCCAAGGCGCTTGCGGAAAAGCGCGGCTCGCTTTTGTTCCTACAGACGCTTGGAAGCGAAAACCTGCTTGGCCTGTACAAAAGCGCAGGGTTTGAAATAGCTTATACAAAGACGATTTGCTCTGTCCCGAGAACAACTTGA
- a CDS encoding class I tRNA ligase family protein yields the protein MKIHDTLAAKKKDFAPGNAARIFLCGPTVYDYSHVGHARMLLFYDMVTRYLRFLGTEVKVIVNITDIDPKIFARAKAEGTAPEELATSYIGELLHDTAVLGIDGFAFARVSDHVQTARVLARRLLDEGKAYSASGNVYLDAKSAGFGRLSKMTEKELADCRLDIAPGKRSPFDVLLWSTGEDFGISFSDSVLGNGIPWWHMQDTSVAMAHFGGRYDMHGGADELVYPHHESHLAQLSALTSEKEPVKLWTHVGLVYVKGKKMGKSLGNTVAIRELLQNHSANALRLYLYSTHYGKRLDFAENELAKCAELDNAISGAADKKDKVAYMKKFMQKLDDDFDTQGAIKVMLEAARAGAGTREMAGILGLRY from the coding sequence TTGAAGATCCATGACACGCTGGCGGCAAAAAAGAAAGACTTTGCTCCAGGAAACGCCGCCAGGATATTTCTCTGCGGGCCTACCGTGTACGATTATTCGCACGTGGGCCACGCAAGGATGCTCCTCTTTTACGACATGGTGACGCGCTACCTGCGCTTTCTGGGCACAGAGGTCAAGGTCATCGTGAACATTACCGACATCGATCCCAAGATATTTGCAAGGGCAAAAGCAGAAGGCACGGCGCCGGAAGAGCTTGCCACGTCCTACATCGGCGAATTATTGCACGATACGGCGGTCCTTGGCATTGACGGCTTTGCGTTTGCGCGCGTGTCAGATCACGTGCAGACGGCGCGGGTGCTTGCAAGGCGCCTGCTTGACGAGGGCAAGGCGTACAGCGCAAGCGGAAACGTCTACCTTGACGCCAAAAGCGCAGGCTTTGGCAGGCTGTCAAAGATGACTGAAAAAGAGCTTGCAGACTGCAGGCTGGACATTGCGCCTGGCAAGAGATCGCCGTTTGACGTTCTGCTCTGGAGCACAGGCGAGGATTTTGGGATCAGCTTTTCTGACAGCGTGCTTGGAAACGGCATACCTTGGTGGCACATGCAGGACACGTCGGTTGCCATGGCCCACTTTGGTGGCAGGTACGACATGCACGGCGGCGCTGACGAGCTCGTATACCCGCACCACGAGTCGCACCTTGCGCAGCTGAGCGCGCTCACGTCTGAAAAGGAGCCGGTAAAGTTGTGGACGCACGTCGGCCTCGTGTACGTCAAGGGAAAGAAGATGGGCAAGTCGCTTGGCAACACGGTCGCCATCAGAGAGCTATTGCAGAACCACAGCGCAAACGCGTTGCGACTTTACCTCTATTCCACGCATTACGGAAAGCGGCTCGACTTTGCAGAAAACGAGCTGGCCAAATGCGCAGAGCTTGACAATGCGATTTCAGGCGCAGCCGACAAAAAAGACAAGGTAGCGTACATGAAGAAATTCATGCAAAAGTTGGACGACGATTTTGACACGCAAGGCGCGATAAAGGTGATGCTTGAAGCGGCGCGCGCAGGCGCAGGTACTAGAGAGATGGCAGGAATACTTGGCCTCAGGTACTGA
- a CDS encoding radical SAM protein yields MGGVDTIRTLKLLGKWSANRAVGRRRPLIAVFSMTHYCNFYCPMCPFGDADKEGQMALARRKDLTTEQWKAVFDKVSKYCVWAIVEGGEPTSRPDFMELVKYLHGLKMPVTLISNCSLLHTIDLDELRKHIQFVTCSIDSTYEESYCKVRGVNPHMYRRVMDNLHLLTEHKVSHYFNSVITKYNTQEFIDQTYFDRARELGASAVSFTFVEDRSDVDYSLLPDRQTMNKVCESILDYMGKQKEKGGGPQVMIPPEYFRQILEHGRGIFDECGVWKSIFVNGDGTVMVPCWKFNGPENTYSLLEHSVDEIWSAPQWDIARTCHDCEVLGCIWYSSQPVSTFARNYMRGLGKIISQERPELAEAV; encoded by the coding sequence ATGGGAGGAGTAGACACCATAAGGACGCTGAAGCTGCTCGGCAAGTGGTCCGCAAACAGGGCCGTCGGCAGGAGACGCCCGCTGATCGCAGTGTTCAGCATGACCCATTACTGCAACTTTTACTGCCCCATGTGCCCCTTTGGAGACGCGGACAAGGAAGGCCAGATGGCGCTTGCAAGGCGCAAGGACCTGACAACCGAGCAATGGAAGGCAGTGTTTGACAAGGTGTCGAAATACTGCGTCTGGGCCATAGTGGAAGGAGGCGAGCCCACGAGCAGGCCGGACTTTATGGAGCTCGTGAAATACCTGCACGGCCTGAAAATGCCGGTAACGCTCATCTCCAACTGCTCGCTTTTGCACACAATCGACCTTGACGAGCTGAGAAAGCACATCCAGTTTGTCACATGTAGCATCGACTCGACCTATGAGGAATCGTACTGCAAGGTGCGCGGGGTCAACCCGCACATGTACCGCAGGGTGATGGACAACCTGCACCTCTTGACAGAGCATAAGGTCTCGCATTACTTCAACAGCGTCATTACGAAATACAACACGCAAGAGTTCATTGACCAGACATATTTTGACAGGGCAAGAGAGCTTGGCGCAAGCGCAGTCTCGTTCACGTTTGTAGAGGACAGGTCGGATGTCGACTATTCGCTTCTTCCCGACAGGCAGACAATGAACAAGGTGTGCGAAAGCATACTTGACTACATGGGCAAGCAAAAAGAAAAAGGAGGAGGCCCGCAGGTGATGATCCCGCCAGAGTATTTCCGGCAGATACTGGAGCACGGCCGCGGGATTTTCGACGAGTGCGGAGTGTGGAAGAGCATATTTGTAAACGGCGATGGCACCGTGATGGTCCCGTGCTGGAAGTTCAACGGCCCGGAAAACACGTACAGCCTCCTTGAGCACTCGGTAGACGAGATATGGAGCGCGCCGCAGTGGGACATTGCAAGGACGTGCCACGACTGCGAAGTGCTCGGCTGCATCTGGTATTCATCGCAGCCGGTGTCGACGTTTGCGCGAAACTACATGCGCGGCCTTGGCAAGATAATAAGCCAAGAGCGCCCCGAACTTGCCGAGGCCGTCTGA
- a CDS encoding LysE family translocator yields MSSCAKANRGGVRYACGMDALAFGAEVVAVSASGVLAPGPLFVANVMYGTRQGALSGIKVAHGHAVVESTVIAVIAAGLFSASAFIADYADIVTIFGGVSIIGFAIVQIISIVAARKKSDQKKKIETRKGPFATGVAFSALNPFFLVWWLTVGLKLISDSAAFGSVTGPALLFGMHVWMDYAWLAATAYLASKGSSVLKSKYYRVLMLGLTGLLLYYGAQFLTSGIMIK; encoded by the coding sequence TTGTCATCGTGCGCAAAGGCTAACAGAGGGGGCGTGCGCTACGCATGTGGCATGGACGCCCTTGCCTTTGGCGCGGAGGTGGTTGCAGTTTCGGCCTCGGGAGTGCTTGCACCCGGCCCGCTGTTTGTCGCAAACGTGATGTACGGGACAAGGCAGGGCGCGCTTTCTGGAATCAAGGTCGCGCACGGACATGCGGTCGTCGAAAGCACAGTAATCGCTGTGATCGCGGCAGGGCTCTTTTCCGCTTCTGCTTTTATCGCAGACTATGCTGATATTGTCACAATATTCGGCGGCGTGTCGATAATTGGCTTTGCCATTGTACAGATAATCAGCATAGTCGCGGCAAGAAAGAAAAGTGACCAGAAAAAAAAGATCGAGACAAGGAAGGGGCCGTTTGCCACCGGCGTCGCGTTCTCCGCCCTCAACCCGTTCTTTCTTGTCTGGTGGCTCACAGTCGGCCTGAAACTGATATCGGACTCGGCCGCCTTTGGATCCGTGACGGGTCCCGCGCTATTGTTTGGCATGCACGTATGGATGGACTATGCATGGCTTGCGGCCACTGCGTACCTTGCGTCAAAAGGGAGTTCGGTGCTAAAGTCGAAATACTACCGGGTCTTGATGCTTGGGCTGACCGGCCTTTTGCTGTACTATGGCGCGCAGTTTTTGACAAGCGGGATAATGATAAAGTAA
- a CDS encoding AlbA family DNA/RNA-binding protein, with protein MSTSTNTTRPPKASNEIFIGKKPLMTYVTATLVQLANEPTVIIKARGKSITRAVDVAQIIVKRMDTIGYKIGPIKLGSEQVTSEDGKTRNVSTIDVPISRAK; from the coding sequence TTGTCTACCAGCACCAATACAACCAGACCGCCAAAGGCATCTAACGAGATTTTTATCGGCAAGAAACCATTGATGACCTATGTTACCGCCACGCTGGTGCAGCTGGCCAACGAGCCGACAGTCATCATAAAGGCCAGGGGCAAGAGCATCACCCGGGCTGTGGACGTGGCACAGATAATCGTCAAGAGGATGGACACTATCGGCTACAAGATCGGCCCGATAAAGCTCGGCTCCGAGCAGGTGACATCAGAGGACGGCAAGACGAGAAACGTGTCTACGATAGATGTGCCTATCTCGCGCGCAAAGTAA
- a CDS encoding NHL repeat-containing protein, with product MSGGRSSSSNRKIIIYAIIGIVAVAGVSATFLAGGTEPAPGPQPSQQDSIARFKAQFCGPDSKANSNTYIAEAVLPSECQMPLSVSVDGDGRVWYVSTKQGILGSYSIADNKFAQYQIPQWPARDKPTDFNMSWATKTDSQGNVWFTDNNELLWRFNTAASTFDMFRTPATDPISFDFDSDGNIYLVGVRSKSLFFGDLSQMKPGTAEGFTEIRLPLDGFAGIDNFRVSSGSVTVDRERNVVWTSVLAFQQKGAIYRYDVERNQTSVYDLPQELTSPVGLTVDRDGNLWGTDHGTSIFFTLNPSDGKVTEYTTSVASPRIYGGTTTPASAYTLPYWIATAPDGRIWFNQHEGNKISVFDRDTRTLTEYWVPSQNELWANCPDNANTCGLANALQMSVGPQGQVWFTEWSENKIGRVNTDAQAPFTVSAPDDVNVRRGDSMEIKVDINAQGAFSGRMVASGTFTYNGDLGNSTGIFSEQDVSIPAGDSKQVSFVFTPGNIAAGQYTLMLGAENDEVSVLKAVTVNVV from the coding sequence TTGTCAGGCGGCAGATCTTCTTCTTCAAATAGGAAGATCATAATCTACGCCATCATCGGCATAGTGGCTGTTGCAGGCGTTTCAGCAACCTTTCTTGCAGGCGGGACAGAGCCCGCGCCCGGGCCTCAACCGTCGCAGCAAGACTCGATAGCAAGATTCAAGGCGCAATTCTGCGGCCCTGACTCCAAGGCCAATTCCAATACGTACATAGCTGAAGCAGTCCTGCCGTCCGAGTGCCAGATGCCGCTTTCAGTCTCTGTCGACGGCGACGGCCGCGTGTGGTACGTCTCTACAAAGCAGGGCATACTCGGCAGCTACAGCATTGCTGACAACAAATTTGCACAGTACCAGATACCCCAGTGGCCTGCGCGTGACAAGCCGACCGACTTTAACATGTCGTGGGCGACCAAGACCGACTCGCAGGGCAACGTATGGTTCACAGACAACAACGAGCTTTTGTGGCGCTTTAACACTGCTGCGAGCACATTTGACATGTTCAGGACGCCGGCGACGGACCCGATTTCGTTTGACTTTGACTCTGACGGCAACATCTATCTCGTGGGCGTAAGGTCAAAGTCACTCTTTTTTGGCGACCTTTCCCAGATGAAGCCCGGCACGGCAGAAGGCTTTACAGAGATCAGGCTCCCGCTTGACGGCTTTGCAGGCATTGACAATTTCCGCGTCAGCTCCGGCTCCGTGACGGTTGACAGGGAGCGCAACGTCGTGTGGACATCGGTCCTTGCGTTCCAGCAAAAAGGTGCTATCTATAGATATGATGTTGAAAGGAACCAGACATCCGTGTACGACCTGCCGCAAGAGCTCACATCGCCAGTAGGCCTGACAGTCGACAGGGACGGCAACCTGTGGGGCACGGACCATGGCACGAGCATATTCTTTACGCTAAACCCAAGCGATGGCAAGGTGACGGAATACACCACCTCTGTTGCGTCGCCAAGGATATACGGCGGCACCACGACGCCTGCAAGCGCATACACACTTCCATACTGGATAGCGACTGCGCCTGACGGCAGGATATGGTTCAACCAGCACGAAGGCAACAAGATCAGCGTGTTTGACAGGGACACAAGGACGCTCACAGAGTACTGGGTCCCAAGCCAAAACGAGTTGTGGGCCAACTGCCCCGACAATGCCAACACATGCGGGCTTGCAAACGCGCTCCAGATGTCCGTAGGCCCGCAGGGCCAAGTGTGGTTCACAGAATGGAGCGAGAACAAGATAGGCAGGGTCAACACAGACGCACAGGCCCCGTTCACGGTATCTGCACCGGATGACGTGAACGTAAGAAGGGGCGACAGCATGGAAATCAAAGTCGACATCAACGCCCAGGGCGCCTTTAGCGGCAGAATGGTTGCCTCTGGCACGTTCACGTACAACGGCGATCTTGGCAACTCGACTGGCATTTTCAGCGAGCAGGATGTTTCCATCCCAGCAGGCGACTCAAAACAAGTGTCGTTCGTGTTCACGCCCGGCAACATTGCAGCAGGGCAGTATACGCTGATGCTTGGCGCGGAAAACGACGAAGTGTCCGTGCTCAAGGCAGTCACGGTAAACGTGGTATAA